The Juglans regia cultivar Chandler chromosome 2, Walnut 2.0, whole genome shotgun sequence genome includes a window with the following:
- the LOC108984413 gene encoding protein phosphatase inhibitor 2-like isoform X1 yields MKIRGPVRWDEAKLAEIEANKPVKKKIDEPKTPFHPKVNKDGSLYSVGSSGNAAQAEAIRNALNEVISSRRHSTGFVGWTSFEDEADAMEQDEGSVKIEHDISFEDNRRKHYDEFWRVKELKKYGFFPNDKNDEDDDAGRQHSYSFLSNGLREIHIDGPNEIL; encoded by the exons ATGAA gatTAGGGGACCTGTAAGATGGGATGAAGCTAAGCTTGCTGAAATCGAGGCAAATAAACCTGTCAAGAAAAAGATTGATGAACCCAAGACACCATTTCACCCAAAGGTTAATAAAGACG GCTCATTGTATTCTGTTGGAAGCAGTGGTAATGCTGCACAAGCTGAAGCTATAAGAAATGCTTTGAATGAAGTAATTTCAAGTCGAAGGCATTCTACAGGTTTTGTAGGATGGACATCATTTGAGGATGAGGCTGATGCCATGGAGCAAGATGAAG GTAGTGTAAAGATTGAGCATGACATAAGTTTCGAAGATAATAGGAGAAAACATTATGATGAGTTCTGGAGGGTAAAAGAGCTcaaaaaatatggattttttccGAACGATAAgaatgatgaggatgatgacGCAGGGAGAcaacattcatattcgtttCTTAGCAATGGGTTGAGAGAAATACACATCGATGGTCCCAATGAAATCCTGTGA
- the LOC108984436 gene encoding heat stress transcription factor B-2b, translating to MAPLPVEQTGDSGPVQGSGESQRSLPTPFLIKTFQLVDDPAVDDLISWNEDGSTFIVWRPAEFARDLLPKYFKHNNFSSFVRQLNTYGFRKVVPDRWEFANDCFKKGEKGLLRDIQRRKISPSTISVAAAASAAVTVTVAAVPAVARTVSPSISADEQVISSNSSPAAHAPAALLQRSSSFTTTPELLEENERLRKENSQLSHELTQLRGLCNNIFSMMANYASGQSDGGGGGGGGVSLPEGKPLELMPAKQVTVTGETALCSGAHKADEEVGTMPRLFGVSIGVKRARNEEAVEEEEDDEEQEEREGQNREISQEKESGSDVKSEPLDGNSENKEAPWLELGK from the exons ATGGCACCATTGCCGGTCGAACAGACTGGCGATTCCGGACCGGTGCAGGGATCGGGAGAGTCGCAGAGATCTCTGCCTACTCCATTCCTGATCAAGACCTTCCAACTGGTGGACGACCCCGCCGTGGACGACCTCATTTCCTGGAACGAAGACGGATCCACCTTCATAGTATGGCGCCCCGCTGAGTTCGCCCGTGATTTGCTACCCAAGTACTTTAAGCACAACAACTTCTCCAGCTTCGTTCGCCAACTCAACACTTAC GGATTTCGGAAAGTTGTCCCGGACAGATGGGAATTCGCAAATGATTGTTTCAAGAAAGGCGAAAAAGGGCTCCTCCGGGACATTCAGCGCCGAAAGATCTCTCCTTCGACGATttctgttgctgctgctgcttcggCGGCTGTGACGGTGACCGTGGCGGCAGTTCCAGCAGTGGCGCGTACAGTGTCGCCTTCAATTTCCGCCGACGAGCAAGTGATCTCCTCGAATTCGTCACCGGCGGCCCACGCCCCTGCGGCGTTGTTGCAACGTAGCTCGAGCTTCACCACCACGCCTGAGCTCCTGGAAGAGAATGAGCGACTGAGGAAGGAGAACTCGCAGCTAAGTCACGAGCTTACTCAGCTGAGGGGCTTGTGCAATAACATATTCTCTATGATGGCAAACTATGCATCCGGTCAATCGgacggtggtggtggtggtggtggtggtgtttcATTACCGGAGGGGAAGCCCCTAGAGCTTATGCCGGCGAAGCAGGTTACAGTAACGGGGGAAACGGCGTTGTGCAGTGGTGCCCACAAAGCGGACGAGGAGGTGGGAACGATGCCGAGGCTGTTTGGGGTTTCAATCGGTGTAAAGAGGGCGAGGAACGAGGAGgcggtggaggaggaggaggatgatgaAGAGCAGGAAGAGAGGGAAGGGCAGAATCGAGAAATTTCGCAGGAGAAAGAGTCAGGGTCAGACGTGAAATCAGAGCCGTTGGATGGGAATTCTGAGAATAAGGAAGCCCCGTGGTTGGAACTTGGAAAATGA
- the LOC108984415 gene encoding BON1-associated protein 2-like has product MSKQNPPPFILEITVLSAEGLETTSSSTLFSRRIKPFITFTTVPPRPFSPNKSGNKKCHVYKTSVDDEGGTNPTWGDKFRVPLDTAFFANRFSAIYLHLFTKGLIAGQVQLGWFHIPVNDLGSPPVGSVRYLSYRLRARDGSRCQGIVNLSIKLETLASVAGQRVPDSESPMVDMCRTVIGIPATLFRHVQVRVSE; this is encoded by the coding sequence ATGTCGAAGCAAAATCCACCGCCGTTCATCCTGGAAATCACTGTACTGTCAGCGGAGGGATTGGAGACCACCTCTTCTTCAACTCTCTTTTCACGCCGTATCAAGCCCTTCATCACCTTCACCACGGTTCCACCCAGGCCCTTCAGCCCCAACAAGAGCGGTAATAAGAAGTGCCATGTGTACAAAACAAGCGTGGATGATGAAGGAGGCACCAACCCCACCTGGGGTGACAAGTTCCGGGTCCCTCTGGACACAGCCTTCTTTGCAAACAGATTCTCCGCCATTTATCTCCATCTCTTCACCAAGGGGCTCATTGCGGGACAGGTCCAACTGGGTTGGTTTCATATTCCGGTCAACGACTTGGGGTCACCGCCAGTTGGGTCAGTTCGGTACTTGAGTTACCGGCTGCGTGCCAGAGACGGCTCAAGGTGCCAAGGGATTGTCAATCTTTCCATAAAGTTAGAAACTTTAGCCTCTGTTGCCGGCCAAAGAGTCCCAGATTCGGAGTCACCGATGGTTGACATGTGTCGCACCGTGATTGGCATACCGGCAACGTTGTTCAGACATGTACAGGtaagagtgagtgagtga
- the LOC108984413 gene encoding protein phosphatase inhibitor 2-like isoform X2 codes for MKGPVRWDEAKLAEIEANKPVKKKIDEPKTPFHPKVNKDGSLYSVGSSGNAAQAEAIRNALNEVISSRRHSTGFVGWTSFEDEADAMEQDEGSVKIEHDISFEDNRRKHYDEFWRVKELKKYGFFPNDKNDEDDDAGRQHSYSFLSNGLREIHIDGPNEIL; via the exons ATGAA GGGACCTGTAAGATGGGATGAAGCTAAGCTTGCTGAAATCGAGGCAAATAAACCTGTCAAGAAAAAGATTGATGAACCCAAGACACCATTTCACCCAAAGGTTAATAAAGACG GCTCATTGTATTCTGTTGGAAGCAGTGGTAATGCTGCACAAGCTGAAGCTATAAGAAATGCTTTGAATGAAGTAATTTCAAGTCGAAGGCATTCTACAGGTTTTGTAGGATGGACATCATTTGAGGATGAGGCTGATGCCATGGAGCAAGATGAAG GTAGTGTAAAGATTGAGCATGACATAAGTTTCGAAGATAATAGGAGAAAACATTATGATGAGTTCTGGAGGGTAAAAGAGCTcaaaaaatatggattttttccGAACGATAAgaatgatgaggatgatgacGCAGGGAGAcaacattcatattcgtttCTTAGCAATGGGTTGAGAGAAATACACATCGATGGTCCCAATGAAATCCTGTGA